The genome window CGGCCCAGGCTTTCGTCTCGGTCAGCAACGGGGTGACGATCCAACGCAGCCAGCAGGAAGCCATGGCACCCTTCATTGCCGAGGGCCAATTTGATCTGCAAGCCTTTCTCGAATCCCCTAAAGCGCGCATTGGCGCTACCGCCGAACGCAGCTACGGCCCGACCATCGACGAACAGCTCAAGCACGCCGCGCCCCACACCCTGGCATTGCATTATGGCAACGACGCCCTTGGCAGCCTGTTGCAAATGCAGCGCCTTGGGCGGCTGGAGGCGGTGCTGGGTTACCCGCCGGAAATCCGCTATCACGCCCGGCAACAGGGGATTGCTGCCCACGACCTGATGTTCTATCCCATCAAGGGTTCAGCGCGTTATCAGCGCACGCACATTGGTTGTTCGGATACGCCACAAGGCCGTCAGGCCATACAGCTAATCAATCAGGCGATACGGGATATCCCACAGGAGCAGCTGCAGCAATCCTACGCATCATGGCTGGACCCGGTGATGCGCGCGCAGTATTTGTTGGACAACCCGAGTTTTTTCCACGACACCCCTGAGCCCTGACAAATCGCAGGCAAAAGAAACCCCGAGCAGTGGGGAGACAACTCGGGGTTAAACGTGGCCTACAAAGACCAGTACAGCAAGCCACAAACACCGGAGCACAATGTTTGCTCTTGCTGTTATGAAATCTGACCGGGCATGCCGTAGGAAGTTTCCATCATTAAACAATTCTTCATGCGAGGGCGCCGCCACGGGTTTGGGCTGCATTGCGCAATGCTGCAATAACCGAGGGTTCCAACCGCCCTTCAGCGATTTTCAGATCGCGTAGTAAACAATCCACCACATCCACCAGTGCACGCTTATCAGTCAATTGCGCCCGATCAACTTCACGCTCGACGACAATAGCGCCAGCAGGGTTCTTCACGGTCACCAGACACTCGCCCTGAAGGCCCGAGGTGGTCAATGTAACCTGATAAGGGCTCAGTGCTTCTTCGAGCAATAGGCTGATACTTTCCATCTCGATCACCACTCAATCATTCGAATAAGGTTCGAAAAACAAAAATGTCATTAAGGTGCTGACATTCAAGTGACCCGTGCTCAAAGCAGAAAGTTCGACCTTTTGTGTCGACTCCTGCACGAGTCAAGCGAGCATGCACGGCAAAGATGACAGAGAGAAAACACCCACCCACAGGCTGGCCCCTCTGGAATATCCTCGGAGCCTGCCTTGCAGGCCCGGTTTGAACAGCCACGGCGCGCCGTGCTGGTCGTGCGCCAACCAGGCTCAGGT of Pseudomonas fluorescens contains these proteins:
- a CDS encoding TIGR02285 family protein is translated as MARPYPCRFIRLCLMSVLLGVWPLAAHAEDTLIWLLRDLPPITIFEGPQKGQGILDELLPVLAKKLPQYRHTVMHVNRARGIQMLRSPSLTCDPALLWTPERAKYVVFSAQAFVSVSNGVTIQRSQQEAMAPFIAEGQFDLQAFLESPKARIGATAERSYGPTIDEQLKHAAPHTLALHYGNDALGSLLQMQRLGRLEAVLGYPPEIRYHARQQGIAAHDLMFYPIKGSARYQRTHIGCSDTPQGRQAIQLINQAIRDIPQEQLQQSYASWLDPVMRAQYLLDNPSFFHDTPEP
- a CDS encoding DUF3509 domain-containing protein, with protein sequence MESISLLLEEALSPYQVTLTTSGLQGECLVTVKNPAGAIVVEREVDRAQLTDKRALVDVVDCLLRDLKIAEGRLEPSVIAALRNAAQTRGGALA